The following coding sequences lie in one Candidatus Nitrospira allomarina genomic window:
- a CDS encoding dienelactone hydrolase family protein: MNYFHRSGLCLLMIACVWSSQVDARVQITTVPYNHGKVVLEGVVAWDDEIKGKRPGILVVHEWWGLNEYARTRTEQLAALGYVAVAVDMYGKGKVTTHPDEARQWMLQTTANVKIWQARAKEGLRLLQTNPLVDQTRLAAIGYCFGGATVMQMVYDGAPVKGVVSFHGSLPLPSASSAIKSSVKMLIAHGEADPFLSQDHITKFKHALDEAGLDWHMVIYGGAQHGFTNPSANQYGMTGVQYQEQADRRSWEHMKLFFDELFQ; the protein is encoded by the coding sequence ATGAATTATTTCCATCGATCAGGTCTATGTCTTCTCATGATTGCGTGTGTATGGTCTTCGCAAGTGGACGCGAGGGTGCAGATCACAACTGTCCCTTACAATCATGGGAAAGTTGTTTTGGAAGGAGTCGTGGCCTGGGATGATGAGATAAAGGGTAAACGTCCGGGAATTTTGGTTGTTCACGAATGGTGGGGCCTAAATGAATATGCTCGAACTCGTACGGAACAATTGGCGGCCTTGGGATATGTGGCGGTGGCGGTGGATATGTATGGAAAGGGAAAAGTGACCACTCATCCAGATGAGGCCAGGCAATGGATGCTACAAACTACAGCCAATGTTAAGATATGGCAGGCCAGGGCGAAAGAGGGATTACGGCTTCTTCAGACAAATCCCCTGGTAGATCAAACCCGTTTAGCAGCTATTGGGTATTGTTTTGGAGGGGCGACGGTTATGCAAATGGTGTATGATGGAGCACCGGTCAAAGGAGTCGTAAGTTTCCACGGGTCGCTCCCTCTCCCGTCCGCATCTTCTGCCATAAAGAGTTCAGTCAAAATGCTCATTGCCCATGGAGAGGCCGATCCGTTTCTTAGCCAAGACCACATTACGAAATTTAAACATGCTTTAGACGAGGCTGGGTTAGATTGGCACATGGTGATTTATGGAGGTGCCCAACATGGATTCACCAACCCTTCGGCCAATCAATATGGGATGACCGGGGTGCAATATCAGGAGCAAGCTGATCGACGGTCATGGGAGCACATGAAATTGTTTTTTGATGAACTGTTTCAATAA
- a CDS encoding ArnT family glycosyltransferase: MNTSWIAFLERPAIHISLLLVIGFLAFSSNASISLFGETEGLYAIITHTMMAAEDYVHLWLRGEPYFSKPPLFFWLQAGFIHGLGWSETALRLPSILSSLGTMITTYYLGRLLFSERAGFWSALVCATCYAGLWFGPLAIIDPVLTFCMTLGMYAWARAYFQESSQWWYLIGFVALALGSMVKTLHAMALPVLVMGIFLWMRRDGRVFREWHFWVGAVLSGLLLGAYYLLLGPEFRQHFFFEENLKRMISVSGDQQYSAWEAYWGKRPIFWYGLVIWFDFFPWSALLPFGLFLIWKRRPWLESPKELWVFLWVVAYFVAMSLGPEKHERYLIPLLPAFGLLVGYVYHRLLHEAPISEGKGMLRGLLACLGGVFVVSVFLGPILLQKKWHVPLDIIPLALRVGLGMLGLIMIGLAVKNYLRMGLVGMGVLGVALMVTVTGFIIPGIQAEGSPRLAFDENQRRLNNQTDPISVFQSWDWRGDEDEFYWDYLHGRSRIVGKGLKDSLALEELKKDVQQSTRLVMMTKDQYQKIISGAPNLSANVLFEFYRSKKNIVLLSLGWRAQLADSLETQKQ, translated from the coding sequence ATGAATACCTCCTGGATTGCGTTCCTTGAACGCCCCGCTATCCATATTTCGCTTCTTTTAGTCATTGGTTTTTTGGCGTTTAGCTCCAATGCATCTATTTCTCTGTTCGGGGAAACCGAGGGTTTGTACGCCATTATCACCCACACCATGATGGCGGCCGAGGATTATGTGCATCTTTGGTTACGGGGAGAGCCGTATTTTAGTAAACCGCCTCTTTTCTTTTGGCTTCAGGCGGGATTCATTCATGGTTTGGGATGGAGTGAGACCGCCTTACGGTTGCCGTCGATTCTATCCAGTTTGGGAACAATGATAACGACCTATTACTTAGGCCGCCTGTTGTTTTCAGAAAGGGCAGGATTTTGGAGCGCGTTGGTATGTGCGACCTGTTATGCGGGCTTATGGTTTGGTCCATTGGCCATAATCGATCCTGTGTTAACTTTTTGTATGACATTGGGGATGTATGCCTGGGCCCGCGCGTATTTTCAAGAATCTTCACAGTGGTGGTATTTAATCGGTTTTGTGGCGTTGGCGTTGGGCTCGATGGTTAAAACGTTACATGCCATGGCCTTGCCGGTTCTGGTAATGGGAATATTCTTATGGATGCGCCGTGATGGGCGAGTATTTCGGGAATGGCATTTTTGGGTTGGAGCCGTATTGAGTGGCTTGTTACTCGGTGCCTACTACCTGTTGCTTGGCCCCGAATTCAGGCAGCATTTTTTCTTTGAAGAAAATCTCAAACGCATGATCAGCGTATCCGGCGATCAACAATATTCTGCGTGGGAGGCCTATTGGGGCAAACGTCCCATTTTTTGGTATGGTCTCGTAATCTGGTTCGACTTTTTCCCCTGGTCGGCCTTACTTCCCTTTGGCCTTTTTCTCATATGGAAGCGTCGTCCCTGGCTTGAGTCGCCCAAAGAATTGTGGGTATTTCTCTGGGTCGTGGCGTACTTTGTGGCGATGAGTTTGGGGCCCGAAAAGCATGAACGGTATCTTATACCTCTCCTACCGGCATTCGGTTTGTTGGTCGGCTATGTGTACCATCGACTGCTGCATGAAGCACCAATCTCAGAAGGAAAGGGTATGTTGAGGGGCTTGTTAGCATGCTTAGGGGGCGTTTTTGTGGTTTCGGTATTTCTTGGACCTATTCTGTTGCAAAAAAAATGGCATGTCCCGTTGGACATCATTCCTTTGGCTCTTCGTGTTGGATTAGGCATGTTAGGCCTGATAATGATTGGCCTGGCTGTCAAGAATTATCTGCGAATGGGTCTTGTGGGTATGGGAGTGTTGGGCGTGGCCCTTATGGTGACGGTGACCGGATTTATTATTCCTGGTATTCAAGCGGAAGGCTCTCCCAGGCTGGCATTTGACGAAAATCAACGGCGACTGAATAATCAAACTGATCCCATATCGGTATTTCAGTCATGGGATTGGCGGGGGGATGAAGATGAATTTTATTGGGATTATCTCCACGGTCGTTCACGAATCGTGGGAAAGGGTCTTAAAGATTCCTTGGCGCTGGAAGAACTAAAAAAGGACGTTCAACAATCTACGCGTTTGGTGATGATGACTAAGGACCAGTATCAAAAAATCATTTCCGGTGCCCCGAATTTAAGTGCCAATGTGTTATTTGAGTTCTATCGTTCAAAAAAGAATATTGTGCTTCTTTCTCTCGGTTGGAGAGCACAACTGGCGGATTCTTTGGAGACACAAAAACAATGA
- a CDS encoding RluA family pseudouridine synthase encodes MPVATANRPVPVLYKVTDRPVFLSAMPHIATRTEFIVTAGESPKRLDHFLANREPYFSRTALQRLIEDGHITVGGQVVKPSHKVRPGDCVVLVVPRPEPVAINPEPIPLVILYEDEFLLVLNKPAGLVVHPAPGHWTGTLVNALLHHMQRGEGHLSTIGGKERPGLVHRLDKETTGILVVAKNDQAHRILAGQFKAHSIIRVYEAFVWEGPKTREGRIELSIGRDTKDRKTFSARTTNPKESLTSYRVKERFGAAAAHVELFPGTGRTHQLRVHLKAIGCPILGDQTYGGKKVMVVGGIGIPRVMLHAKVLGFVHPVSNKMVTFSAELPEDMMTVLNALKGKEDE; translated from the coding sequence TTGCCGGTCGCCACCGCCAACAGGCCGGTTCCCGTCTTATATAAAGTAACCGATCGCCCCGTTTTTTTATCTGCCATGCCGCATATCGCTACGCGGACGGAGTTCATCGTCACCGCAGGCGAATCGCCCAAACGCCTTGATCATTTTCTTGCCAATCGCGAACCCTATTTTTCCCGAACAGCCCTCCAACGATTAATTGAAGACGGCCATATAACGGTCGGTGGTCAGGTTGTGAAACCCAGCCACAAGGTCAGGCCTGGTGATTGCGTTGTGCTGGTCGTACCGCGTCCAGAGCCCGTGGCGATCAATCCTGAACCAATTCCCCTTGTCATCCTCTATGAAGATGAATTCCTATTGGTTCTCAACAAACCGGCCGGCCTTGTGGTTCATCCGGCTCCGGGTCATTGGACCGGGACCTTGGTTAATGCGCTCCTGCATCACATGCAACGCGGGGAAGGGCATCTTTCAACTATTGGAGGAAAGGAACGTCCGGGATTGGTGCATCGACTTGACAAGGAAACGACAGGGATTTTAGTCGTGGCCAAAAATGATCAGGCTCACCGGATATTGGCGGGACAATTCAAAGCCCACTCCATCATTCGGGTCTATGAGGCGTTTGTGTGGGAAGGGCCCAAGACACGGGAAGGCCGGATTGAGTTGTCGATCGGACGAGATACCAAAGATCGGAAAACCTTTTCCGCACGCACAACCAATCCCAAGGAGTCACTGACCAGTTACCGGGTGAAAGAACGATTTGGGGCAGCGGCGGCACATGTGGAATTATTCCCTGGTACAGGACGCACGCATCAGCTACGAGTTCACCTCAAGGCTATCGGATGTCCGATCTTGGGTGACCAAACCTATGGAGGGAAAAAAGTTATGGTTGTTGGAGGGATTGGCATTCCCCGTGTGATGTTGCATGCCAAAGTTCTTGGTTTCGTACATCCTGTTTCCAACAAAATGGTGACATTTTCAGCGGAGTTGCCTGAAGATATGATGACCGTACTGAATGCCTTGAAGGGCAAGGAAGACGAATGA
- a CDS encoding F0F1 ATP synthase subunit epsilon, with protein MAGAGVGTSSGKILLEVVTPDHRLLSKEVDYVSAPGSEGDFGVLPGHCHFLTTLRIGELQYRIGEQTEYMAVLWGFAEVTPTKVTILAEIAEKAEDINVERAEDAVRKAEERLERGGLPSEVEEARVSLEKARLRQKIAGRHRQQAGSRLI; from the coding sequence ATGGCAGGTGCTGGTGTGGGGACGTCATCAGGGAAAATTCTTTTAGAGGTGGTCACCCCCGATCACCGTTTGCTCAGTAAGGAAGTCGACTACGTGTCAGCTCCTGGGAGTGAGGGAGATTTCGGTGTCCTGCCTGGCCATTGTCATTTTCTGACTACCTTGCGAATTGGCGAACTTCAATACCGTATTGGTGAACAGACTGAATACATGGCTGTGCTCTGGGGGTTTGCTGAAGTGACGCCGACCAAGGTGACGATTCTGGCCGAAATTGCCGAAAAGGCTGAAGACATTAATGTAGAACGGGCCGAGGATGCCGTTCGAAAAGCGGAAGAACGTCTGGAGCGTGGTGGGTTACCCTCGGAAGTTGAGGAAGCTCGCGTCAGTTTGGAAAAGGCCCGCCTCCGGCAAAAAATTGCCGGTCGCCACCGCCAACAGGCCGGTTCCCGTCTTATATAA
- the atpD gene encoding F0F1 ATP synthase subunit beta, which yields MVGTDVGNGRVIQVIGPVVDVEFPPGKLPHIFNAITITHRSDGQSGQSDIQVTLEVAQHLGENRVRAVAMSSTDGLVRGLEVKDTGAAISVPVGRETLGRVVNVLGEPVDGFGAVKTEKRWSIHRPAPALEDQETKTEILETGIKVIDLLEPYAKGGKVGLFGGAGVGKTVIIMELINNIALHHGGFSVFAGVGERTREGNDLWHEMQESKVIDPHDFSKSKAALVYGQMNEPPGARLRVGLTGLTIAEYFRDEEHQDVLLFVDNIFRFTQAGSEVSALLGRMPSAVGYQPTLGTEMGTLQERITSTKKGSITSVQAIYVPADDLTDPAPATAFAHLDATTVLSRQLAELGIYPAVDPLDSTSRILDPHILGDEHYQVVQRVQGTLQRYKDLQDIIAILGMDELSEDDKQTVARARKLQRFLSQPFHVAEAFTGSPGKYVKLVDTVRSFKEIVDGKYDDLPEQAFYMVGPIEEAIEKAEKLGYKR from the coding sequence ATGGTGGGTACGGATGTCGGAAATGGAAGAGTCATTCAAGTCATTGGACCGGTGGTGGACGTGGAGTTTCCTCCAGGGAAACTTCCTCATATTTTTAATGCCATAACGATCACTCATCGCTCGGACGGTCAGAGCGGACAGTCGGACATCCAGGTCACCTTGGAAGTGGCCCAGCACCTTGGGGAAAACCGGGTAAGGGCCGTGGCAATGTCTTCGACCGATGGATTGGTCCGGGGTTTAGAGGTGAAAGATACCGGTGCGGCGATTTCTGTTCCCGTTGGACGGGAAACCCTCGGACGGGTCGTCAATGTTTTGGGTGAACCTGTTGATGGCTTCGGTGCCGTCAAAACGGAAAAACGATGGTCCATTCACCGTCCGGCCCCTGCGTTAGAAGATCAGGAAACCAAAACTGAAATATTGGAAACCGGAATTAAAGTTATCGACCTGTTGGAGCCCTATGCCAAAGGGGGAAAGGTCGGGTTGTTCGGTGGTGCCGGCGTAGGTAAAACCGTCATCATCATGGAACTTATCAATAATATCGCCCTTCACCATGGCGGTTTTTCAGTTTTTGCCGGCGTCGGTGAACGGACTCGTGAAGGTAATGATCTTTGGCATGAAATGCAGGAGTCCAAGGTCATTGATCCTCATGATTTTTCAAAATCGAAAGCTGCCTTGGTTTATGGGCAAATGAATGAGCCACCAGGAGCTCGCCTCCGGGTGGGCCTTACCGGACTGACTATCGCCGAATATTTCCGCGATGAGGAGCATCAGGACGTTCTGCTTTTTGTCGACAATATCTTCCGGTTTACTCAGGCCGGATCCGAGGTATCTGCCTTGCTCGGTCGAATGCCATCAGCCGTGGGGTACCAACCGACGTTGGGGACGGAGATGGGGACTTTACAAGAACGGATCACGTCGACCAAGAAGGGATCCATCACTTCGGTTCAAGCGATTTATGTGCCGGCTGACGACTTGACTGACCCAGCCCCGGCAACGGCGTTTGCCCATTTGGATGCCACCACCGTGTTGTCACGACAATTGGCCGAGTTGGGCATCTATCCTGCGGTCGATCCATTGGATTCCACCTCAAGAATTTTAGATCCCCATATTTTGGGTGACGAGCATTACCAGGTAGTGCAACGGGTACAAGGCACTTTGCAACGGTATAAAGATCTTCAGGATATCATCGCCATCTTAGGCATGGACGAATTATCGGAAGACGACAAGCAAACGGTGGCCAGGGCGAGGAAACTCCAACGGTTTCTTTCTCAGCCCTTCCACGTGGCAGAAGCCTTTACTGGATCCCCGGGTAAATATGTGAAACTCGTTGATACCGTTCGAAGCTTCAAAGAAATCGTGGATGGTAAATACGATGACCTTCCCGAGCAAGCCTTCTATATGGTTGGACCAATCGAAGAAGCCATCGAAAAAGCTGAAAAACTCGGATACAAACGATAA
- the atpG gene encoding ATP synthase F1 subunit gamma, with protein MPSLQSLRRKIASVKNTQKITKAMKMVSAAKLKRAQDRILAARPYAHQLREVMGHLSERVNRASHPLLQRRDGNAMELLVVTSDRGLCGAFNTNILRQAVEFLEEQTRQGKHVSVSLAGRKSIDFFRRRNWKIRQQWGGVFDRLSFEHALDIGQDIISQYQEGTFDHLYVVYNEFKSVMQQQVIIEKLLPIESVQEPGGREKPVAAGSYLYEPDENELLATLLPKHFEIQTYRVLLESAAAEQAARMTAMDGATRNAGELIKKVTLFYNKTRQAAITKELMDIVGGAEALK; from the coding sequence ATGCCAAGTCTTCAAAGCCTCCGACGAAAAATTGCGTCTGTCAAAAACACGCAGAAGATAACCAAAGCCATGAAAATGGTGTCTGCGGCCAAGTTGAAACGCGCGCAGGATCGTATCTTAGCGGCTAGGCCCTATGCGCATCAGTTACGGGAAGTCATGGGACACCTGAGCGAACGGGTCAATCGTGCCTCCCATCCTCTCCTTCAGCGCCGGGACGGGAATGCGATGGAACTTCTGGTGGTGACAAGCGACCGCGGGCTTTGCGGGGCCTTTAATACCAATATTCTCCGTCAGGCCGTTGAATTTTTGGAGGAGCAGACCAGACAGGGGAAACATGTGTCGGTCAGTCTCGCCGGAAGGAAATCGATTGATTTCTTCCGACGACGAAATTGGAAGATTCGTCAGCAATGGGGGGGAGTCTTTGATCGCCTTAGTTTTGAGCATGCCCTGGATATCGGGCAGGACATTATCTCTCAGTATCAAGAAGGCACCTTTGATCACTTATATGTGGTCTACAACGAATTTAAATCGGTCATGCAGCAGCAGGTGATCATTGAAAAGCTGCTCCCCATTGAATCGGTCCAGGAGCCTGGTGGAAGAGAGAAGCCGGTGGCAGCCGGGAGTTATCTGTATGAGCCAGATGAAAATGAATTGTTGGCCACCTTATTGCCGAAACATTTTGAAATACAAACGTATCGGGTCTTATTAGAATCGGCTGCCGCGGAACAGGCTGCACGAATGACGGCCATGGATGGGGCCACACGGAATGCCGGAGAATTAATCAAAAAGGTCACGTTATTTTATAACAAGACGCGCCAGGCCGCGATTACCAAAGAATTGATGGATATCGTGGGAGGCGCAGAGGCCCTGAAATAA
- the atpA gene encoding F0F1 ATP synthase subunit alpha — translation MQIKAEEISSIIKEKIKGFEQRVDVKEMGYVIQVGDNIAKVYGLEGAMAGELLEFPGGVYGVALNLEEDSVGAVLLGEDVGIREGDPVKRTGRIAEVPVGEALVGRVVDAIGMPIDGKGPINTTETRLIEIRAPGVVDRQSVGEPLQTGLKAIDAMIPVGRGQRELIIGDRQTGKTAIAVDTIINQKGLGVFCFYVAIGQKRSTVARVVKTLEDHGAMEYTTVVSATASDSASLQFFAPYAGVTMAEYFRDNGKHALIVYDDLSKHATAYRQLSLLLRRPPGREAYPGDVFFLHSRLLERAAKMSDEKGAGSLTALPIIETQAGDVSAYIPTNVISITDGQIYLAADLFYSGIRPAINVGLSVSRVGGAAQIKTMKQVAGTLRLDLAQYREMAAFAQFGSELDKATQAQLARGARMVELLKQEQYKPLAVADQVLSIYAGVNGFLDNVPVNKIREFEQGLLAYIKEKHPNVREEIVTKKKIDEEFGGKLKSIISEFKQSKGYDQAV, via the coding sequence ATGCAGATCAAAGCAGAAGAAATCAGCTCCATCATTAAGGAAAAAATCAAAGGATTCGAGCAACGGGTTGATGTCAAAGAAATGGGCTACGTCATCCAGGTGGGTGACAATATCGCCAAGGTTTATGGTTTGGAAGGGGCGATGGCGGGAGAGTTGTTGGAATTTCCTGGTGGAGTGTACGGAGTGGCTTTGAACTTGGAAGAAGATAGTGTCGGAGCGGTGCTCCTGGGCGAGGATGTGGGAATTCGTGAAGGAGATCCGGTGAAACGCACCGGACGAATTGCCGAGGTCCCGGTTGGGGAAGCACTGGTCGGACGGGTTGTGGATGCCATCGGGATGCCTATTGATGGGAAGGGTCCAATCAATACCACGGAGACACGGCTTATTGAAATTCGTGCACCAGGTGTGGTTGATCGGCAATCGGTGGGAGAACCCCTTCAAACGGGGCTCAAGGCCATTGATGCCATGATTCCGGTCGGTCGAGGCCAACGGGAGTTAATTATTGGAGACCGTCAGACTGGGAAAACCGCTATTGCGGTTGACACGATCATCAATCAAAAAGGCCTGGGTGTGTTTTGTTTTTACGTGGCCATCGGACAAAAACGATCGACGGTAGCTCGAGTGGTGAAAACCCTGGAGGATCATGGAGCCATGGAGTACACGACGGTGGTGTCCGCCACCGCTAGCGATTCGGCGTCGTTGCAATTTTTTGCACCGTATGCCGGTGTGACCATGGCCGAATATTTCCGTGACAATGGGAAGCATGCGCTTATCGTGTATGACGATTTGTCCAAACATGCCACCGCTTACCGCCAGCTTTCTCTGCTTCTTCGACGTCCACCAGGACGTGAAGCCTATCCGGGCGATGTGTTCTTTTTGCATTCCCGGTTATTGGAGCGGGCCGCGAAGATGAGTGATGAAAAAGGCGCCGGCAGTCTGACGGCATTGCCGATTATCGAAACACAGGCAGGTGACGTCTCCGCCTATATTCCCACGAATGTGATTTCTATTACTGATGGACAGATCTATCTGGCAGCTGACCTGTTCTATTCCGGTATTCGGCCGGCGATTAACGTTGGGCTATCAGTTTCCCGGGTTGGAGGGGCTGCGCAGATTAAAACGATGAAGCAGGTGGCTGGAACTCTCCGGCTCGATTTGGCGCAGTATCGGGAAATGGCAGCCTTCGCGCAATTTGGCAGTGAATTGGATAAAGCTACGCAAGCTCAATTGGCTAGAGGTGCGCGCATGGTCGAACTGCTGAAACAGGAACAGTATAAACCCCTGGCTGTGGCCGATCAGGTGTTGTCAATTTATGCCGGGGTGAACGGGTTTCTTGATAATGTTCCCGTGAATAAAATTCGGGAATTTGAGCAAGGTTTGTTAGCCTATATTAAAGAGAAGCACCCCAATGTGCGGGAAGAAATCGTGACCAAAAAGAAGATTGATGAGGAATTTGGCGGTAAGTTGAAAAGCATTATTTCCGAATTTAAACAGTCCAAAGGCTACGATCAAGCCGTGTAA
- the atpH gene encoding ATP synthase F1 subunit delta, which translates to MNKSTIGRRYASALFQLLDKSGIEPARSALSALQQGLEETPALKHVLASPVFNFEEKQAVLNELSQRMEAPPVMRDFLTQLLKKNRAMLLPEISEAFAELADQQQGVQQVWVSSAKPFQAAEKEQIQQDLSQTLHHGVEVAFEVEPHLIAGLRIKIGSRVFDNTVSGRLAGMHDQLTKG; encoded by the coding sequence GTGAATAAAAGCACCATTGGGCGCCGGTACGCATCGGCGCTTTTCCAACTGCTCGATAAATCGGGTATTGAACCCGCACGAAGTGCCTTAAGCGCATTGCAACAAGGCTTGGAGGAAACTCCTGCCCTGAAGCATGTCCTCGCATCACCAGTCTTTAATTTTGAGGAAAAACAAGCTGTCCTGAATGAATTAAGTCAAAGGATGGAGGCCCCTCCGGTCATGCGGGATTTCCTCACGCAACTGTTGAAAAAGAATCGAGCCATGTTGCTCCCTGAAATTTCAGAGGCCTTTGCGGAATTGGCTGATCAACAACAGGGAGTTCAGCAAGTCTGGGTGAGCTCGGCCAAACCATTTCAAGCGGCCGAAAAAGAACAGATCCAGCAAGATTTGTCTCAAACGCTGCACCATGGAGTCGAAGTGGCTTTTGAGGTAGAGCCCCATCTTATTGCGGGATTGAGAATAAAAATTGGCAGCCGGGTATTTGATAATACGGTGTCGGGTCGACTAGCCGGTATGCATGATCAGTTGACGAAGGGATAA
- the mnmA gene encoding tRNA 2-thiouridine(34) synthase MnmA, translated as MPVSDSKRVVLGMSGGVDSSVAAKLLKQQGYDVIGVTLKVWEEEDATSVSKRWQERGCCKVGMARHVAELLGISHRVIDTRERFQKGVIDDFIGGYLQGTTPNPCVRCNERVKFEGLFQVADALGADYIATGHYANIKHDEGGTPLLVRGKDAKKDQSYFLYRIPPSWLSKMMFPLGDMEKPDVWREAEAMGLPVDELKESQEICFVTQGDYRQFLKQHAPQASTPGTFVDETGKELGQHQGVAFYTPGQRKGLGIAGGSRLYVQRVLPDMNMVVLGPAEDLDSRECLVSDLNIFSPESLQHANKIDVKFRYSSPPVPATYRWSDSTSITIRFDAPVRALSPGQSAVFYLGDRVLGGGIIQGPSPKKNIQMCVETDSAARPQR; from the coding sequence ATGCCTGTCTCTGATTCCAAAAGAGTTGTCTTGGGTATGAGCGGTGGTGTGGATAGCTCCGTGGCTGCCAAATTATTGAAACAGCAGGGGTACGATGTTATCGGGGTCACATTGAAAGTCTGGGAGGAAGAAGATGCCACCTCCGTTTCCAAGCGTTGGCAGGAACGGGGATGCTGTAAGGTGGGAATGGCCAGACATGTGGCAGAATTATTAGGGATCTCTCACAGGGTCATCGATACCCGTGAACGTTTTCAAAAGGGAGTCATTGATGATTTCATTGGGGGGTATCTCCAGGGAACCACCCCTAATCCCTGTGTTCGGTGTAATGAACGAGTGAAATTTGAAGGTCTCTTCCAGGTGGCCGATGCCCTTGGAGCTGACTATATTGCGACCGGCCACTATGCCAATATCAAACACGATGAAGGAGGGACCCCTCTCCTGGTTCGTGGGAAGGATGCCAAAAAAGACCAATCATATTTTCTCTATCGAATACCGCCCAGTTGGCTCTCAAAAATGATGTTTCCTTTAGGGGATATGGAAAAACCTGACGTCTGGAGGGAAGCGGAGGCTATGGGCCTGCCGGTGGACGAACTCAAAGAAAGCCAGGAAATTTGCTTTGTGACGCAGGGTGATTACCGACAATTTCTCAAGCAGCATGCACCGCAGGCTTCGACTCCCGGTACATTTGTGGATGAAACGGGCAAGGAGCTTGGCCAGCATCAAGGCGTGGCCTTTTATACACCAGGCCAACGAAAAGGATTGGGTATTGCCGGAGGAAGCCGTTTGTATGTGCAGCGCGTGCTTCCAGACATGAATATGGTGGTCCTGGGTCCTGCCGAAGATTTAGATTCCAGAGAATGCCTGGTTTCAGACTTGAATATTTTCTCTCCAGAGTCATTGCAGCATGCAAACAAAATTGATGTGAAATTTCGTTATAGTTCCCCGCCAGTCCCAGCTACGTACCGATGGTCAGATTCCACATCGATCACAATAAGGTTTGATGCGCCTGTTCGGGCTTTGAGTCCTGGCCAGTCAGCGGTTTTTTACCTTGGAGATCGTGTATTGGGAGGAGGAATAATTCAAGGGCCAAGCCCAAAGAAAAATATTCAGATGTGCGTAGAAACCGACTCAGCCGCCCGCCCCCAACGCTAA
- a CDS encoding bactofilin family protein: MWGEKEKKKELGFGQEFYTFLGKGVDFKGKAQFEGTVRVDGNFEGEITIDDTLIIGESAVIKGTITGGTIVNSGRIEGVITAKSKIQLLKPAVLIGDVHTPIFAMEEGVYFQGECDMGSAPKLEAPLDNKILSNGQGKTIPKVEQKLEKKLETEPLSR; this comes from the coding sequence ATGTGGGGTGAAAAAGAAAAGAAAAAGGAATTAGGATTTGGTCAGGAATTTTATACATTTCTGGGGAAGGGTGTTGATTTTAAGGGCAAAGCTCAATTTGAGGGCACGGTGCGGGTGGATGGTAACTTTGAAGGAGAAATCACGATTGATGATACCCTCATCATTGGTGAAAGTGCCGTCATCAAAGGGACCATCACAGGTGGAACTATTGTGAACAGTGGCCGGATTGAGGGCGTGATTACCGCAAAATCAAAAATCCAACTCCTTAAGCCGGCGGTTCTTATTGGAGATGTCCATACCCCCATTTTTGCCATGGAAGAAGGCGTGTATTTTCAAGGGGAATGCGATATGGGTTCCGCTCCAAAATTAGAAGCGCCATTGGACAATAAGATCCTTTCCAATGGACAAGGCAAGACGATTCCCAAGGTTGAGCAAAAATTAGAAAAAAAATTAGAAACAGAGCCGTTGAGTCGCTAA
- a CDS encoding bactofilin family protein has protein sequence MFFKKSEESTQDMGEMSQGQEKEPAVVDSPVTSAGQQESGDIIAFVGEEVTFKGTIRYQGTVRVDGRLEGEIYTDGNLIIGQKAVIAAKIHAGTIMCQGQLTGDVEAKHRVKLLSPAVFEGTITSPLLSMDEGVVFNGTCNMPQKLERKGKEAKLVISVEEAVKVK, from the coding sequence ATGTTTTTCAAAAAAAGCGAAGAAAGCACTCAGGATATGGGAGAAATGAGTCAAGGGCAGGAGAAGGAACCAGCTGTGGTGGATAGTCCGGTGACTTCGGCTGGTCAGCAGGAATCAGGAGATATTATCGCCTTTGTTGGTGAGGAGGTGACCTTTAAGGGAACCATTCGGTATCAGGGCACGGTTCGAGTGGATGGCCGGCTGGAGGGTGAAATATATACCGACGGGAATTTAATTATTGGGCAAAAAGCGGTCATTGCTGCCAAGATCCATGCAGGAACCATTATGTGTCAGGGGCAATTGACGGGGGATGTCGAAGCCAAGCATCGCGTTAAACTGTTATCCCCAGCCGTCTTTGAAGGGACCATTACCTCCCCCCTTCTTTCGATGGATGAGGGAGTGGTGTTTAATGGGACCTGCAATATGCCCCAAAAACTGGAGCGAAAAGGCAAAGAAGCCAAACTTGTGATTTCGGTAGAAGAAGCCGTGAAGGTGAAATAA